Proteins from a genomic interval of Polyodon spathula isolate WHYD16114869_AA chromosome 1, ASM1765450v1, whole genome shotgun sequence:
- the LOC121302218 gene encoding E3 SUMO-protein ligase EGR2-like, giving the protein MLNNMDLSSRDSYSQYDDCCNSSPGVETLRPEMNQKQFSEVQRESPAQFNQAHPKIETSNSDFFFDPSTSSCCGSPSSLNYSGSFYVETSAGATLCAETLLNMITEIVGISTLPISELQQNQPETVYSSATQIDPSHGFSDPTLPCQASMCSTTPPLYSQNQLYSGYPDPRVNLQVHDTANLAAQVLDSHQNPRRPQSDGTTFPVVVKSECETSAYEWDPFTKPEVYLPTNYESELFDITGNCSPVNPQVESKDFLESFPLACRTSELAGKLDGTLRQNLSFLDNQQTFQSQISNTYNLGGLGNNNNLLKPNTYPGIQTLTSQSDLAYTSSSALPSALDSLLNPSIVQDNYAKSGLRVGKPIRARKSQTNASGPVKEKPYSCPMVNCERRFSRSDELNRHLRIHTGHKPFQCRICLRSFSRSDHLTTHTRTHTGEKPFSCDVCGRRFARSDERKRHGRVHMKQKEKAEHKPQRLTACSFSVPQ; this is encoded by the exons ATGCTTAACAATATGGATTTAAGCTCTCGGGACTCCTACTCCCAGTACGACGATTGTTGTAATTCTTCACCTGGGGTTGAGACGCTGCGACCAGAGATGAATCAAAAACAATTCAGCGAAGTACAAAGGGAATCACCTGCACAGTTTAATCAAG CTCATCCCAAAATTGAAACTTCCAACTCCGATTTCTTCTTTGACCCCAGTACAAGCTCCTGTTGCGGGTCTCCTTCATCCCTCAATTACTCTGGGAGTTTTTATGTAGAGACCTCCGCGGGAGCCACGTTGTGCGCCGAGACATTACTCAACATGATTACAGAAATCGTTGGTATTTCTACTTTACCAATCTCTGAATTGCAGCAGAATCAACCCGAGACGGTTTATTCTTCTGCCACACAAATTGACCCAAGTCACGGGTTTTCTGATCCTACTTTACCGTGCCAGGCTTCTATGTGTTCTACAACGCCACCGCTGTACTCTCAGAACCAGCTCTACTCCGGTTACCCTGACCCTCGGGTCAACCTGCAAGTGCATGATACTGCTAACCTTGCAGCACAAGTTCTGGATTCACACCAGAATCCACGACGCCCTCAATCAGATGGCACAACCTTCCCGGTCGTTGTGAAAAGCGAGTGCGAGACGAGTGCTTACGAATGGGACCCCTTTACTAAACCAGAAGTTTATTTGCCCACAAACTATGAATCCGAATTGTTCGATATCACGGGTAATTGTTCACCTGTGAACCCGCAAGTGGAATCAAAAGATTTCCTTGAGTCTTTTCCCCTCGCTTGCCGTACCTCAGAACTCGCGGGCAAGCTGGATGGCACACTCAGGCAGAATTTGAGTTTTCTTGATAACCAGCAAACATTCCAAAGCCAAATCTCTAATACCTATAACTTGGGCGGCTTGGGAAACAATAACAACTTGCTGAAACCGAACACATACCCAGGGATCCAAACTTTGACAAGTCAGAGTGACTTAGCATACACTTCTTCTTCCGCACTACCCAGCGCATTAGATTCGCTTCTTAATCCGTCTATAGTACAGGATAATTACGCAAAAAGCGGATTAAGAGTTGGAAAGCCGATTCGTGCTAGGAAAAGCCAAACTAACGCAAGTGGGCCTGTCAAGGAGAAGCCGTACTCGTGCCCTATGGTAAACTGCGAAAGGCGCTTCTCCAGGTCAGACGAGCTTAACCGACACCTACGCATTCACACTGGCCACAAGCCCTTCCAATGTCGCATCTGCTTGAGGAGCTTCAGCCGTAGTGACCATCTAACTACCCACACCAGAACTCACACCGGAGAGAAACCGTTTTCATGCGACGTCTGCGGCAGAAGGTTTGCCAGAAGCGACGAGAGGAAAAGACACGGCAGGGTACATATGAAACAGAAGGAGAAGGCGGAACACAAACCCCAGCGCCTAACTGCCTGTTCCTTTTCTGTACCTCAATGA